In the genome of Sebastes umbrosus isolate fSebUmb1 chromosome 14, fSebUmb1.pri, whole genome shotgun sequence, one region contains:
- the LOC119501468 gene encoding serine/threonine-protein kinase WNK4-like, protein MLPWTTDEQIKKTPEEEEESIRPPPLPPVTMTTSEDDPPTNRDLSSDSGEETAAVLSDSNRELLLWQRKEEEERDEEETQAVASSPDGRFLKFNIEIGRGSFKTVYRGLDTETTVEVAWCELQTHRLTKSERQRFTEEVEMLKALQHPNIVRFFDSWKSTLRGHKGTILVTELMTSGTLKTYLRRFRQMKLKLLQRWSFQILKGLQFLHSRSPPILHRDLKCDNVFITGPTASVKIGDLGLATLKKASFAKSVIGTPEFMAPEMYEEKYDEAVDVYAFGMCILEMATSEYPYSECQNAAQIYRKVTNGIKPDSFLKVKVPELKEIIEGCIQTDSNERFTVQDLLDQRFFQEQLGVHVDLAEDDDVSKPALKLWLRMDHNKKLHGKYKDNDAIEFLFELYKDVPEKVAQEMVVLGFLCEADYQLVAKAIRHRVTAIKRQREKQQRLLEDALKKEAVMEEESDPAPQPPDLSNHRPAAAASSSAAGKVANQQDSAGHAPAWIQAPPSVPVTSSSSSTVDSGISSVSSRTEGDGDEEDDKTTKHTSYSSVASDGEMDGSVSSSGVPENAEAPPPSVTHHAPLYSGPAPLYSGPAPAPLAQETPQHQAPPPVTRPPSKAPPLPILRFPKSIAVSQNAERQTSGSVSGFSSPVDSCASDVTSGLSDGNDGQSNKGNQEVTRRAVTKHFRRRTRARLRITGVSDMVDRVVECQLQTHNNKMVTFKFDLDGDNPEDIASVMIHRDFIVPLEREGFILRMYDIIQRAESMMHQQQPADTDRLSHLTASTLPDAAGLSRTLSSSSLSDIADADPSPLKGGDFYIDPEATPSVRPLRSQSFHASSAPSHQPPPYPLHYSHPESPLRPPPQYNLQSPPYSPYTASFPTQSSSSSSSAPPPPPPPPPPPPPHWPPPDQPIFSLANVLSLAMGMAQSLMPPSGSPNQGFHPQPPLFPSLQAPLSRPMSPSLGHGYFSSQLSYSPPTLSKQGAPPGWTPDTPQGQPFSPVQLKVGSSPPHNRSEAISAPGLTRAPSLTSPPSMIRAPSLTSPPSLVQVSSPVSLSPIQEVKKPSVFSVGRFQVTPSKDIPAVRLQEPRPLDQAMPTAHSPPPSRANQSESSESSTVEQSESESSIGTLVTVGRAEEEEEEKKKGSRGPRLSVSLWEGSAAGFSQSWSRAAPYLSSDESESENEEMWVELQELRERHHVEVQNLQANQKQEIEDLYLKMGKVPPPGIVSPAAMLNYRQRRLSKTGNYPSPPPRKNSLQRLDVLPPAGIMRKSSVSSSSSGSQDRAGRGVTFAPQHSRTLERS, encoded by the exons ACTCATCGTCTGACAAAGTCAGAGCGTCAGAGGTTCACTGAGGAGGTGGAGATGCTGAAAGCTCTGCAGCATCCCAACATCGTCCGATTCTTCGACTCCTGGAAGTCGACGCTGAGGGGCCACAAAGGCACCATCCTAGTGACGGAGCTCATGACATCCGGGACTCTGAAGAC GTACCTGCGCCGGTTCCGTCAGATGAAGCTGAAGCTGTTGCAGCGTTGGAGCTTCCAGATCCTGAAGGGGCTACAGTTCCTGCACTCACGCAGCCCCCCCATCCTGCACCGAGACCTCAAGTGTGACAACGTCTTCATCACCGGACCCACCGCCTCCGTCAAAATCGGAGACCTGGGCCTCGCCACGCTCAAGAAGGCCTCGTTCGCCAAGAGTGTCATTG GGACCCCGGAGTTCATGGCTCCAGAGATGTACGAGGAGAAGTACGACGAGGCCGTGGACGTTTACGCCTTCGGCATGTGCATCCTGGAGATGGCGACGTCCGAGTATCCATACTCCGAGTGTCAGAACGCCGCCCAGATCTACCGCAAAGTTACCAAC GGAATCAAACCCGacagttttttaaaagtaaaagttcctGAGCTGAAAGAGATCATTGAAGGCTGCATTCAAACCGACAGCAATGAGAG GTTCACGGTTCAGGACCTGCTGGATCAGCGGTTCTTCCAGGAGCAGCTGGGGGTCCACGTGGATCTGGCCGAGGACGACGACGTCTCGAAGCCGGCCCTGAAGCTCTGGCTCAGGATGGACCACAACAAGAAGCTTCACGGCAAATACAAAGACAACGACGCCATCGAGTTCCTGTTCGAGCTTTACAAAGACGTCCCGGAGAAGGTCGCCCAGGAGATG gtgGTGCTGGGGTTCTTGTGTGAAGCAGACTATCAGCTGGTCGCCAAGGCGATCAGACACAGAGTGACGGCCATAAAGCGCCAGCGGGAGAAACAGCAGCGTCTGCTGGAGGACGCTCTGAAGAAGGAAGCTGTCATGGAGGAGGAGTCTGACCCCGCCCCCCAACCACCCGACCTGTCCAATCACAGACCGGCAGCTGCCGCCAGCTCGTCTGCTGCTGGGAAGGTGGCCAATCAG CAGGACTCTGCAGGACACGCCCCCGCCTGGATACAAGCCCCGCCCTCGGTACCGGTGACATCATCGAGCAGCAGCACAGTGGATTCTGGGATCAGCAGCGTGTCCAGCAGGACGGAAGGAGACGGAGACGAGGAGGACGACAAGACGACCAAACACACCTCGTACTCCTCCGTTGCAT CAGATGGTGAGATGGACGGCTCCGTCAGCTCCTCTGGTGTCCCGGAGAAtgctgaagccccgcccccttcaGTCACTCACCACGCCCCCCTCTACTCGGGCCCCGCCCCCCTCTACTCTGGCCCCGCCCCTGCTCCGCTGGCTCAGGAAACCCCTCAACACCAGGCTCCTCCCCCTGTGACCCGGCCTCCATCCAAAGCTCCACCCCTGCCCATACTGCGTTTCCCCAAG AGCATCGCTGTGTCCCAAAATGCCGAGCGACAAACATCTGGATCCGTCTCTGGCTTCTCCTCACCTGTTGACAG CTGCGCCTCCGATGTGACCTCAGGTTTGAGTGACGGCAACGACGGCCAATCAAACAAGGGCAACCAGGAAGTGACCAGACGAGCGGTTACGAAGCACTTCAGACGGAGAACGAGGGCTCGCCTGAGAATCACAGGG GTGTCAGACATGGTGGACCGGGTGGTGGAGTGTCAGCTGCAGACTCACAACAATAAGATGGTGACGTTTAAATTTGACCTGGACGGAGACAATCCAGAGGACATCGCCTCCGTGATG ATCCACAGAGACTTCATCGTGCCGTTAGAACGAGAAGGGTTCATCCTCCGCATGTATGACATCATCCAGAGGGCGGAGTCCATGATGCATCAACAGCAGCCCGCCGACACCGACAGGTTGTCTCACCTGACTGCCTCCACGCTGCCCGACGCTGCT GGTCTCTCCAGGACTCTGTCCTCGTCTTCACTT TCAGACATTGCAGACGCCGACCCCTCCCCCTTAAAGGGCGGAGACTTCTACATCGACCCTGAGGCCACGCCCTCCGTCAGACCGCTGAGGTCACAGTCTTTCCACGCCTCCTCAG CTCCCTCCCATCAGCCCCCCCCCTACCCcctccattactcccacccagaGTCTcccctccgtcctcctcctcagtaTAACCTCCAGTCTCCTCCTTACTCACCCTACACCGCCTCCTTCCCAACCcagagctcctcctcctcttcctcagctcctcctcctcctcctcctcctcctcctcctcctcctcctcactggcCCCCCCCTGACCAGCCTATCTTCTCTCTGGCCAACGTCCTCTCTCTGGCTATGGGCATGGCCCAGTCCCTCATGCCCCCATCTGGGTCCCCCAACCAGGGCTTTCACCCCCAGCCTCccctcttcccctccctccaGGCTCCCCTCTCTCGCCCCATGTCTCCCTCCCTGGGCCACGGCTACTTCTCCTCCCAGCTGTCCTACAGCCCCCCCACCCTCAGCAAACAGGGGGCGCCGCCTGGCTGGACTCCCGACACCCCCCAAGGACAG ccCTTCAGTCCTGTTCAGCTGAAGGTCGGCTCATCTCCGCCCCATAATC GTTCAGAGGCCATCTCTGCTCCCGGTCTGACCAGAGCTCCCAGTCTGACCAGTCCTCCCAGTATGATCAGAGCTCCCAGTCTGACCAGTCCTCCCAGTCTTGTCCAGGTGTCCTCCCCCGTCTCACTGTCCCCCATACAGGAGG tGAAGAAACCTTCAGTCTTCAGCGTTGGTCGTTTCCAGGTGACACCCTCTAAAGACATTCCCGCCGTCCGTCTCCAGGAGCCCCGCCCCCTCGACCAGGCCATGCCCACCGCTCACTCCCCGCCTCCCTCACGGGcgaaccaatcagagagctcagAGAGCAGCACGGTGGAGCAGAGCGAGTCAGAGAGCAGCATTGGCACGCTGGTCACGGTCGGAAGagcggaagaggaggaggaggagaaaaagaaggggAGCAGGGGTCCGAGACTGAGCGTCAGCCTGTGGGAGGGGTCGGCCGCCGGCTTCAGCCAATCGTGGAGCCGCGCGGCGCCTTACTTAAGCTCTGATGAATCAGAGAGCGAGAATGAGGAGATGTGGGTGGAGCTGCAGGAGCTCCGTGAAAG ACACCATGTGGAGGTGCAGAACCTGCAGGCCAATCAGAAGCAAGAGATTGAGGACCTGTACCTGAAGATGGGGAAAGTCCCGCCCCCCGGTATCGTCTctccggctgccatgttgaacTACCGCCAGCGCCGCCTCTCCAAGACCGGGAACtacccttctcctcctcctcgtaaAAACAGCCTGCAGCGACTGGACGTGCTGCCCCCTGCAG GAATCATGAGGAAGAGctcagtcagcagcagcagcagcggatcTCAGGATAGAGCAGGGAGAGGCGTGACCTTTGCCCCCCAACACAGCCGTACG